In the Podospora bellae-mahoneyi strain CBS 112042 chromosome 4, whole genome shotgun sequence genome, one interval contains:
- a CDS encoding hypothetical protein (EggNog:ENOG503P1TV; COG:G; CAZy:GH12), with protein MKVSTLLLAAASMAQASSLIPRQRASLCELYAYWSGNGYELLNNLWGKDAATSGSQCTYLNGASNNGISWSTTWTWQGAPDNVKSYPYSGRQVAKGRKISSINRMPTSVTWRYDNENVRANVAYDVFTAADPDHPNYGGDYELMIWLARYGNVYPIGTKERTVTLAGRSWDLWVGWNGAMRVYSFVVPSGTVKSFSADVKEFFRYLESNYQYPSSQQNLIVYQVGTEAFTGGPATFTVDNFSADLQ; from the exons ATGAAGgtctccaccctcctcctcgccgcggCCAGCATGGCCCAAGCCTCCAGCCTCATCCCCCGCCAGCGAGCCTCCCTCTGCGAGCTCTACGCCTACTGGTCCGGCAACGGCTACGagctcctcaacaacctctggGGCAAAGACGCGGCCACCTCTGGCTCCCAGTGCACCTACCTCAACGGCGCCTCCAACAACGGCATCTCGTGGTCCACAACCTGGACTTGGCAGGGCGCTCCCGACAACGTCAAGAGCTACCCTTACTCGGGCAGGCAGGTTGccaaggggaggaagatcaGCTCCATCAACAGGATGCCGACGAGCGTCACGTGGAGGTACGACAATGAGAATGTGAGGGCGAATGTGGCGTATGATGTCTTCACGGCGGCGGATCCGGATCATCCTAATTACGGGGGGGATTATGAGTTGATGATTTG GTTGGCGAGATATGGGAATGTTTATCCCATTGGTACCAAGGAGCGGACCGTCACCCTTGCTGGGAGGTCTTGGGACTTGTGGGTGGGGTGGAACGGAGCTATGAGGGTGTACAGCTTTGTTGTTCCCTCGGGGACGGTCAAGAGCTTTAGCGCTGATGTGAAGGAGTTCTTCCGGTATTTGGAGAGCAATTACCAGTACCCGTCCAGTCAGCAGAACTTGATTG TGTACCAAGTCGGCACTGAGGCCTTTACTGGTGGTCCGGCGACTTTTACTGTCGATAACTTTTCTGCTGACTTGCAGTAG
- a CDS encoding hypothetical protein (EggNog:ENOG503P5UZ), producing MPSSKGKPTDPQLREELKEEIKQEPNKSGDGKGQWAAWKGMKLAKEYEKAGGGYENEPGSKNEPKSGTPVAKSEKKKKEEMEE from the exons ATGCCAAGCAGCAAAGGAAAACCCACAGACCCACAGCTTCGAGAGGAACTCAAGGAGG AAATCAAGCAAGAACCCAATAAATCCGGCGATGGAAAGGGACAGTGGGCAGCATGGAAAGGGATGAAACTTGCTAAAGAGTACGAAAAGGCAGGCGGTGGGTATGAAAATGAGCCTGGCTCCAAAAATGAGCCCAAGTCTGGGACGCCAGTTGCGAAaagtgagaagaagaagaaggaagagatggaagagTAA
- a CDS encoding hypothetical protein (COG:S; EggNog:ENOG503P0RS), translated as MTSFSTATRPYRYKHSSWRPVHVGRGSLLQPREVFQPPQLSSSSSSAQHPPININMAKFQILSDLHLEASPAEQFAEHGYSAFHVEPRAPYLALLGDIGLITQRDALRKFLLIQLGKFKVVFFIAGNHEPYSSSWEEVRLFLEEMSVLVEQRKKEGEELGDFVPLDRTRYDIKGEEGEVVTVLGCTLHSYVASKYKDEVTRKLNDFYRIKGWTVKDHNKAHEADKDWLNKEVKMIEKEDAKEGKKRKVVIFTHHSPTTDRRANDAQHERVKGWEAVASAFRTDLSREKCWRSDRVKLWAFGHTHFNCDFSVEGKRVYTNQKGYGFVAGKGMSPGFDPERVVEV; from the exons ATGACCTCCTTTTCCACGGCGACAAG GCCATACCGTTACAAGCACAGCTCTTGGCGTCCTGTCCACGTGGGGCGGGGCAGTCTGCTTCAGCCAAGAGAGGTCTTCCAACCACCGCagctctcatcatcctcctccagtgcccaacacccccccatcaacatcaacatggcCAAATTCCAAATCCTGTCCGACTTGCACCTGGAAGCCTCACCCGCCGAGCAATTCGCAGAGCATGGCTACTCTGCCTTCCACGTTGAACCCCGCGCACCTTACCTCGCCCTGCTCGGCGACATCGGCCTCATAACCCAACGCGATGCTTTGAGGAAGTTCCTTCTTATCCAACTTGGCAAGTTCAAAGTTGTGTTTTTTATTGCGGGAAATCACGAGCCATATTCCTCCTCTTGGGAGGAGGTTAggttgtttttggaggagatgtcgGTTTTGGtggagcagaggaagaaagaaggggaggagctgggagaCTTTGTCCCCCTTGATAGGACGAGATATGATATcaagggtgaggaaggggaggttgtgaCTGTGCTGGGGTGTACCCTCCACTCTTATGTGGCTTCAAAGTACAAGGACGAGGTGACGAGAAAGTTGAATGACTTTTATAGGATCAAAGGGTGGACCGTGAAGGACCATAATAAAGCGCACGAGGCAGATAAAGACTGGCTTAATAAAGAGGTGAAGatgattgagaaggaggacgcgaaggaggggaagaaaaggaaggtGGTTATTTTCACTCATCACAGCCCAACGACAGATCGGAGGGCTAATGATGCTCAGCATGAGCGTGTGAAGGGATGGGAGGCAGTGGCGAGTGCGTTTAGGACGGACCTGAGCCGTGAGAAGTGTTGGAGGAGTGACAGGGTGAAGCTCTGGGCGTTTGGGCATACGCATTTTAACTGTGATTTTTCGGTAGAGGGGAAGAGAGTGTATACGAACCAAAAGGGGTACGGTTTCGTTGCCGGTAAAGGCATGTCGCCAGGCTTCGACCCTGagagggttgtggaggtcTGA
- the BLM3 gene encoding Proteasome activator BLM10 (EggNog:ENOG503NWBP; COG:S), protein MDDSLGPPPDASSAFPASGGGAGAASLGFAAFDTISRATSPGAPCADGQEDDKKRYRPRTFQYFRLLPFDVEDDAHRDAALQGILKNLYISIMAEDFSPGALHWTRELQGWLNLKFEMTRELRAKLTHLYYHLALAPGLDSNTADRFARMVVTLTRKKHYLKPGQDLTLDWRPLWKELKAMVLPSEVPHHQGQRRRSHKHILKLCLHINSYFDPKERGAILEELLPFFSTSAMSNAYIVVGALNILVPTGPAPPTDRNSQPSDYAPTFFHLWQLMTRSKAFDVCFIDIFSRMARDYLGCRHVPFTEHGIFTREQSDAIFTAILRLTEIPVGQANSPYSSLDYASGLGVYLEKDKKKYPVPYMIARWITHSLSPTCLNQEPSILSNLEGLMESIDTFFHPSNQGSWTSFLAQLTFFLTDIFVSRWNREQSGELDIPEDRRINDALKKRFVLALKEVTFMGLFGKSSKVVNYYYSTLQGLAYLEPDLILPGALQRFYPSLQGLVEVHRTTSSLCGLQMIANIMSKHKGYRCHLTALLALALPGIDANDLGKTQYTLNFIQSVAYSIPFVPLVKEGGIRDTNLAQSWVQGQMERMEAEGQDVKINYNEELSDEDEAEILRSSTAGLGEFVLALLGKVFALLENLPDSSHLRSGSPEDNVINTLPAALTPLFASLSPELFDMALEKLANFVSSHVVHQARDAMAWICNALCKVSPEKTLKVFVPMLIVNIRNEIDYNGAASDRSSGTEVLPRDRALVWHVSMLSMCVVHVGGEVLKYKDDLFGIAEYMQEKCRGLPTIHISNYIHHLLLNLTHTYPIDNALYEPDRVARGLDVEDWGRPTKPSELTIRWHRPSHDEILFAVELFESQTRSAAQRLEQLMSDDPPVSRKGKNKEWSDELSRSLTALRLIISGVSTLFDPQRASGEISTQSNGNGTAEADGDAMMEEDDDPLAEVADDEELKRQFHYPAGYMLKPEDPIYNRIHELREDVGRLLSRTHYFLNANQQDDVACFTSLYATYRTWITDVGIERSAHPLERLVRLYKADISPFKISGLRKVYPRPLLIKRADAYQLQRVKYNSAYRKKSELDKQLLLDLAESCTSSYADVRRVAQGAQDSSLKVLIGGRPLVIPVIMARLRKALDENDHDRIKGAMYTLLFTTLLKTLMRDWRFAPDLMRMYIETAAVDKTSIQNLGSTALYPLLDFGKPFERLIIFDREVVQTIRPQEDCSAVIKRRHDFITERRTKVEGKKEALGLELTEKAKTTHWKIASRCAIFALNCCLRFETLATPELIELVANGTNDPHPGLRSNYLSAFSAIFTAIDIRAVYNHEYRNYLIEEEHEENRYQIPVPTDDPNLTDNFLSQFEKFDGTDYFVDCDYPGWLVWGKQFPVSRANPKPFLAYDEVEDRVRVQIGQIITRDWFKKCFEYLKQEPRDAGVDRFRMQNLLLLMNVFDLMHYGKTAATFDDIVELVKDVYGDGTDKHQHRATAEILGALLSGSADDPREFRDRVWNFAAPLMLKIIADDLTPDNLQYWMTCLHIIIDGKDPRRCRELTEALSSFRLDKNSNAAFKESSKVQLVEFIINDAGWHFRHEKPILEDFLAHIDHPYKSVRESIGRVIATIYRTRYHESFKNVTELLEKNKAASSIGLRAYQPTEEFSATIKEVFARLEKWRHERTAGQQTPSSYTSGSKTVLIWLDSMLSSQECIQLVPFFPDPFIDQLLHMMDVKEDPELMKLAYHVYRHLPNIPFRSGEDDAFIAALIRVGKTAVSWHQRLRALVNMQVVYFRRLFLTQPAQRQMLFDAVGDMLSDPQLEVRDCASATLAGMIRCSPAPIRSPIIIQLKDRFELELQLNPMPKKKTKVPGTDTPVDTQKQIVRRHAAVLGLGALVEAFPYATPVPKWMPEVLAHLATRAANDPGVVGKATKAILAEFKKTRQDSWSVDQKYFTPEQLEDLEGVLWKSYFA, encoded by the exons ATGGACGACTCGTTGGGGCCACCCCCTGATGCTTCCTCAGCTTTCCCTGCCTCTGGcgggggagcaggagcagcctCTCTCGGTTTCGCCGCATTCGACACCATATCGCGTGCGACATCCCCTGGAGCACCTTGTGCCGACGGCCAGGAAGATGACAAGAAAAGATACCGGCCCCGCACCTTCCAATATTTCCGGCTGCTGCCGTTCGATGTTGAGGACGACGCACACAGAGATGCTGCGCTTCAGGGTATCTTGAAGAACCTCTACATCTCCATTATGGCCGAGGACTTCTCCCCCGGCGCGCTGCACTGGACTCGCGAGCTGCAAGGGTGGCTGAATCTCAAATTCGAGATGACAAGGGAGCTTCGTGCCAAGCTTACACATCTGTATTATCACCTGGCCCTCGCCCCAGGCCTTGACAGTAATACCGCCGACAGATTTGCGAGAATGGTAGTCACGTTAACTAG GAAAAAACATTACTTGAAGCCTGGTCAAGATTTGACTCTGGATTGGCGGCCGCTTTGGAAAGAGCTCAAGGCTATGGTCCTCCCTTCTGAAGTTCCACACCATCAGGGACAACGCAGACGGTCTCACAAACATATCCTAAAACTCTGCCTCCACATCAACTCGTATTTCGACCCCAAGGAGCGCGGTGCCATATTGGAAGAGTTGCTGCCTTTCTTCAGTACATCGGCCATGAGCAATGCCTACATTGTTGTTGGAGCCCTCAATATTCTTGTTCCCACCGGGCCAGCACCGCCGACGGACCGGAACTCGCAGCCATCGGACTACGCGCCAACCTTTTTCCACCTCTGGCAGCTTATGACGCGGTCCAAGGCGTTTGACGTGTGCTTCATCGACATCTTCTCCCGCATGGCGAGAGACTATTTGGGCTGTCGGCATGTTCCATTTACAGAGCACGGCATCTTCACCCGCGAGCAATCAGATGCCATTTTCACGGCTATTTTGAGGTTAACAGAAATCCCCGTGGGTCAGGCTAATAGTCCATACTCATCACTGGACTACGCCTCAGGTCTCGGCGTGTATCtggaaaaagacaaaaagaaatACCCTGTGCCATACATGATTGCGAGATGGATCACCCACTCGCTCTCACCCACGTGCCTCAACCAGGAACCATCCATCTTgagcaacctggaaggctTGATGGAGTCCATCGACACTttcttccacccctccaatCAGGGATCGTGGACTAGTTTCCTCGCGCAGCTTACGTTTTTTCTTACCGACATATTTGTCTCTCGTTGGAACCGTGAGCAGAGTGGGGAGTTGGACATTCCGGAGGATCGCCGCATCAACGATGCTCTCAAAAAGCGGTTTGTTCTTGCTTTGAAGGAGGTCACCTTTATGGGTCTTTTCGGTAAGAGCTCCAAGGTGGTGAATTACTACTATTCGACTCTTCAAGGACTGGCATACCTGGAGCCTGACTTGATCTTGCCAGGCGCGCTACAACGCTTCTACCCGAGCTTGCAGGGCCTGGTGGAAGTGCACCGAACTACATCGAGTTTGTGTGGCCTTCAGATGATTGCCAACATCATGTCCAAGCACAAAGGTTATCGCTGTCACCTCACGGCTTTGTTGGCACTCGCTCTGCCCGGTATTGATGCCAACGACCTCGGGAAGACACAATACACACTGAACTTCATTCAGAGTGTCGCCTACAGCATACCATTTGTTccgttggtgaaggagggaggTATCCGTgacaccaacctcgcccagaGTTGGGTGCAAGGCCAGATGGAAAGAATGGAGGCCGAGGGACAAGACGTCAAGATCAACTACAACGAGGAGttgagtgatgaggatgaggccgaAATTCTGCGCTCTTCTACGGCGGGGTTGGGTGAGTTTGTGTTGGCACTTTTGGGCAAGGTCTTTGCACTGCTCGAGAATCTACCGGACTCGAGCCATCTACGCTCCGGGTCACCTGAGGACAATGTGATCAACACGCTACCTGCCGCTCTGACGCCCCTTTTCGCATCTTTGTCGCCCGAGCTATTCGACATGGCTCTGGAGAAACTCGCCAACTTCGTGTCCAGCCATGTTGTTCACCAAGCGCGGGATGCCATGGCCTGGATTTGCAATGCACTCTGCAAGGTCAGCCCCGAAAAGACTTTGAAGGTGTTCGTCCCAATGTTGATCGTCAACATTCGCAACGAGATTGACTACAACGGCGCTGCTTCTGACCGGAGTAGCGGAACTGAGGTCCTCCCCCGCGACCGGGCTCTCGTCTGGCATGTCAGCATGCTTTCAATGTGTGTTGTGCATGTCGGCGGCGAGGTGCTGAAGTACAAGGACGATCTCTTTGGCATTGCAGAGTACATGCAGGAAAAGTGCCGTGGGCTCCCCACTATACACATTTCCAACTACATTCATCATCTGCTGCTCAACCTGACCCACACCTACCCCATCGACAATGCGCTTTATGAACCTGATCGCGTTGCCCGCGGCTTGGATGTCGAAGATTGGGGCAGGCCAACCAAACCCTCGGAGCTTACCATCAGGTGGCATCGGCCTTCTCACGATGAGATCTTGTTCGCCGTCGAGTTGTTCGAAAGTCAAACACGAAGCGCGGCGCAACGGCTCGAGCAGCTCATGAGCGATGACCCCCCTGTCAGCAGAAAGGGAAAGAACAAGGAATGGTCCGACGAGCTATCCCGAAGCCTGACTGCTCTTAGGCTGATAATATCAGGCGTCTCGACCCTGTTTGATCCACAAAGGGCCTCTGGCGAGATCAGCACCCAGTCTAACGGCAATGGGACCGCAGAGGCTGATGGGGACGCCAtgatggaggaagatgacgatcCCCTTGCCGAGGTTGcggacgacgaggagctcaagagGCAGTTCCATTATCCCGCTGGGTACATGTTGAAGCCCGAGGATCCCATCTACAACCGCATCCACGAACTACGCGAAGATGTTGGGAGGCTGCTCTCCCGGACACACTATTTTCTGAACGCCAACCAGCAGGATGATGTTGCATGCTTCACATCCCTCTACGCTACCTATAGAACATGGATCACCGACGTTGGGATCGAAAGATCAGCACATCCGCTGGAGCGGCTCGTGCGTTTATACAAGGCCGACATCTCACCTTTCAAGATCAGCGGTCTGCGCAAAGTGTATCCTCGACCGCTCCTTATCAAGCGTGCGGATGCCTATCAGTTGCAGCGTGTCAAGTACAACTCGGCCTACCGCAAGAAGAGTGAGCTTGACAAGCAACTGCTGCTTGATCTTGCCGAGTCTTGCACATCGTCGTATGCGGATGTTCGAAGAGTGGCCCAAGGTGCCCAGGACTCGTCCCTCAAAGTCTTGATTGGCGGTCGACCCTTGGTCATTCCCGTCATCATGGCGCGACTCCGCAAGGCCCTTGACGAAAACGATCACGACCGGATCAAGGGTGCCATGTACACACTCTTGTTTACCACGCTTCTCAAGACACTGATGCGGGACTGGAGGTTTGCCCCGGATCTCATGCGCATGTACATCGAAACAGCTGCCGTCGACAAGACCTCTATTCAGAACCTGGGGTCCACTGCACTCTACCCTCTACTTGACTTTGGTAAGCCGTTTGAGCGTTTGATCATATTCGACCGCGAGGTTGTGCAGACCATTCGGCCACAGGAGGATTGTTCAGCAGTCATCAAGCGACGCCACGACTTCATCACAGAACGTCGCACCAAGGTGgaagggaagaaggaagcCCTGGGATTGGAGCTCACGGAAAAGGCCAAGACCACTCACTGGAAGATTGCGAGCCGGTGTGCCATCTTTGCGCTCAACTGCTGCCTCCGCTTCGAGACGCTGGCCACCCCGGAGCTGATCGAGCTTGTCGCCAATGGTACCAACGACCCTCATCCAGGGTTGCGCTCCAACTACCTGTCAGCCTTCTCGGCCATCTTTACTGCCATCGATATCCGAGCAGTTTACAACCACGAGTATCGCAACTATTtgatcgaggaggagcacGAGGAAAACAGATATCAGATCCCCGTGCCGACAGATGACCCCAACCTGACAGACAACTTTCTCTCCCAATTTGAGAAGTTTGATGGCACCGATTACTTTGTCGACTGTGACTATCCTGGTTGGCTGGTTTGGGGAAAGCAGTTCCCTGTGTCGCGTGCCAACCCCAAGCCGTTCTTGGCCtatgatgaggtggaggaccGTGTGCGCGTTCAGATCGGCCAGATTATCACCAGGGACTGGTTCAAGAAGTGCTTCGAGTATCTCAAGCAAGAGCCCAGGGATGCTGGTGTGGATCGGTTCAGGATGCAAAATCTGCTACTGCTCATGAATGTGTTTGACCTGATGCACTACGGCAAGACGGCAGCGACATTCGATGACATCGTGGAGCTGGTGAAGGACGTGTATGGTGATGGCACCGATAAGCACCAACACCGCGCTACGGCTGAAATTCTCGGGGCTCTGCTGTCGGGCAGCGCTGATGATCCTCGTGAATTCCGGGACCGGGTTTGGAACTTTGCCGCCCCCCTCATGCTCAAGATCATCGCTGATGACTTGACGCCCGATAACCTCCAGTACTGGATGACCTGTCTTCACATAATTATTGACGGCAAGGATCCACGACGATGTAGGGAGCTGACAGAAGCGCTGTCTTCCTTCCGACTCGACAAGAACTCCAATGCAGCCTTCAAGGAGTCGAGCAAGGTTCAGCTTGTCGAGTTCATCATCAATGATGCTGGCTGGCACTTCAGGCATGAGAAGCCCATCTTGGAGGACTTTTTGGCACACATTGACCACCCGTACAAGTCTGTGCGAGAGTCCATTGGCCGTGTCATCGCGACCATCTACCGCACACGGTACCACGAGTCGTTCAAGAATGTCAccgagcttctcgagaagAACAAGGCTGCGTCCTCGATCGGTCTCCGGGCGTACCAACCTACCGAGGAATTCTCGGCCACCATCAAGGAGGTCTTTGCTCGCCTGGAGAAATGGCGCCACGAGCGGACGGCCGGTCAgcaaaccccctccagctACACTTCGGGCTCCAAGACGGTTCTCATTTGGCTTGACAGCATGCTTTCGTCCCAAGAGTGCATCCAACTCGTCCCATTCTTTCCCGACCCGTTCATTGACCAGCTGCTGCACATGATGGATGTCAAGGAAGATCCTGAGCTGATGAAGCTCGCTTACCACGTCTATCGCCACCTGCCCAATATCCCTTTCCGATCGGGTGAGGACGACGCGTTCATCGCTGCGCTCATCAGAGTCGGCAAGACGGCCGTCTCCTGGCATCAACGTTTACGAGCCTTGGTCAACATGCAAGTCGTCTACTTCCGCCGACTCTTTCTCACGCAGCCCGCCCAACGTCAAATGCTCTTTGATGCAGTGGGGGACATGCTCTCTGACCCCCAGCTCGAAGTCCGGGATTGTGCTTCGGCCACCTTGGCGGGCATGATTCGCTGCTCGCCCGCCCCGATCCGCAGCCCGATTATTATCCAGCTCAAGGATCGGTTCGAGCTAGAGCTCCAGCTGAATCCcatgccgaagaagaagaccaaggtGCCTGGGACGGACACACCGGTGGACACGCAGAAACAGATTGTCAGGAGACATGCGGCCGTgcttgggttgggggcgCTGGTTGAGGCTTTCCCTTACGCGACGCCGGTACCCAAGTGGATGCCCGAGGTGTTGGCTCACTTGGCGACAAGGGCGGCCAACGACCCGGGAGTTGTGGGCAAGGCGACCAAGGCGATCTTGGCGGAGTTCAAGAAGACGAGGCAGGATAGTTGGAGTGTGGACCAGAAG TACTTCACTCCCGAGCAACTCGAGGATCTGGAGGGAGTGTTGTGGAAGAGTTATTTTGCTTAG
- a CDS encoding hypothetical protein (EggNog:ENOG503NWA6; COG:S): MDSTEQIYAQVREHYSSASRTAAPKYGESVAKSFGYSEDELSNIPEDANLGLSCGNPLAITSLKEGETVIDLGSGAGFDIFLASTKIGSSGRAIGVDINDEMLARAEKIKASRGNSVSNVTFIKGNITSVPLPDVTADLIISNCVINLVPYEEKNLVFKEMYRLLKPGGRVAVSDILAKKPLPDQLRKDVAMYVGCIAGAAEVADYQNWFREAGFKDSVITDTQADLNVYLDTNEDGTKKSGDCCGPVAAVSACDGGDEAKKATPSCSSATTDSGDVGRTDLNEFVGSYKIFAVKD, encoded by the exons ATGGATTCAACCGAGCAGATCTACGCCCAAGTCCGGGAGCACTACAGCAGTGCCTCTCGAACGGCGGCCCCAAAGTACGGAGAGAGTGTGGCCAAGTCATTCGGATACAGCGAGGACGAGTTATCCAACATCCCCGAAGACGCCAACCTGGGTCTCAGTTGCGGCAATCCACTTGCCATTACCAGCCTCAAAGAGGGCGAGACGGTCATCGACCTAGGCAGCGGTGCGGGCTTcgacatcttcctcgcctcgACAAAGATTGGTTCCAGTGGAAGAGCCATTGGCGTAGACATCAATGAT GAAATGCTCGCCCGCGCCGAAAAGATCAAGGCCTCCCGCGGCAACTCGGTTTCCAACGTCACCTTCATCAAAGGCAATATCACCTCTGTCCCTCTCCCAGACGTTACTGCCGACCTCATCATCTCAAACTGCGTAATCAACCTGGTCCCATACGAAGAGAAGAATCTTGTCTTCAAGGAGATGTACCGTCTTCTGAAGCCCGGTGGAAGGGTCGCCGTGTCGGACATTCTTGCCAAGAAGCCCCTGCCGGATCAGCTGAGAAAGGATGTTGCCATGTACGTTGGATGTATTGCCGGTGCCGCCGAGGTTGCCGACTATCAGAACTGGTTCAGGGAGGCGGGGTTCAAAGACTCGGTCATCACGGATACACAGGCCGATCTGAATGTCTATTTGGACACCAACGAGGATGGGACCAAAAAGTCTGGGGATTGTTGTGGACCTGTTGCCGCTGTTTCTGCTTGcgatggtggggatgaggCCAAGAAAGCGACAccatcttgttcttctgCCACTACCGATAGCGGTGATGTGGGGAGGACAGATCTCAATGAGTTCGTTG GATCTTATAAGATCTTCGCTGTCAAAGACTAA
- a CDS encoding hypothetical protein (EggNog:ENOG503PNQF; COG:S): MPRQPTFQSSITKFSAKPPGHDAARQRENQRRHRARVKGRICDLEATLASTQSKLDDALKQIEELHAEISRLRALQPPTLQVNETSSLITCHAGIDSSDIQESLNDIDDVPEPMPDSPMPASPQYTAAIEDSNNDGPLLPPTHPDESTITCRDAYAIITDRNTSDLDSETMNQWLKPGFRRAAVPGSGCRIETHPAIGQRAEAPGVGLNINLQNLPRVIFPVAPHTTTTRMTHFNPLGHISIGVRDYVVSRAFYTAVLAPLGLRLVYDSGPVSDPSTGKVRTLGYGPDEEHELLNIFEHQDAAAPGPGFHIAFNAPTRQAVVDFHAKAIEFGGTDNGTPGVREHYGRNYFAAFVVDRDGWRLEAVCKVPLEQEEPSETRR, encoded by the exons ATGCCACGCCAGCCTACATTTCAAAGCAGTATCACCAAATTTTCAGCCAAACCTCCAGGCCACGACGCGGCGCGCCAGCGAGAGAACCAGCGACGTCATCGTGCCAGAGTCAAAGGGCGTATATGTGATTTGGAGGCCACATTGGCCAGTACCCAAAGCAAACTAGACGATGCGCTGAAGCAGATCGAGGAGCTCCATGCCGAAATCTCCCGACTACGTGCTCTCCAGCCTCCCACCCTCCAAGTCAACGAAACGTCAAGCTTGATCACCTGTCACGCTGGCATCGATTCATCAGACATCCAAGAGAGCCTTAATGATATCGACGATGTCCCAGAGCCGATGCCGGACAGTCCTATGCCGGCGTCACCCCAATATACCGCCGCTATTGAAGACTCGAATAACGATggccctcttcttccaccaacACATCCTGATGAATCAACCATTACCTGTCGTGACGCCTATGCTATAATAACGGACCGGAACACATCAGACTTAGACTCGGAGACGATGAACCAATGGCTTAAACCCGGATTTCGGCGAGCTGCAGTCCCTGGATCTGGCTGTCGGATCGAAACACAT CCTGCAATTGGCCAACGAGCAGAAGCACCTGGTGTGGggctcaacatcaaccttcAGAATTTACCTCGCGTGATCTTCCCGGTTGCACCGCATACAACAACTACCAGAATGACACACTTCAACCCTCTAGGTCACATCTCTATCGGGGTGCGTGACTACGTTGTCTCCCGGGCCTTTTACACGGCGGTTCTGGCGCCTCTCGGCCTCCGACTCGTGTACGACAGCGGACCTGTTTCCGACCCATCCACCGGCAAAGTCCGAACACTTGGGTACGGCCCGGACGAAGAGCATGAGCTTCTCAACATCTTCGAGCACCaggacgccgccgccccGGGACCGGGGTTCCACATCGCCTTCAATGCGCCGACCAGACAAGCTGTCGTCGATTTTCATGCGAAAGCAATCGAGTTTGGCGGCACTGACAACGGGACACCTGGGGTGAGGGAACACTATGGGAGGAATTATTTCGCTGCCTTTGTCGTTGATCGAGATGGTTGGAGGCTGGAAGCCGTTTGCAAGGTTCCCCTTGAGCAAGAAGAGCCTTCTGAGACAAGACGTTAG